In the Populus trichocarpa isolate Nisqually-1 chromosome 1, P.trichocarpa_v4.1, whole genome shotgun sequence genome, one interval contains:
- the LOC7472714 gene encoding probable WRKY transcription factor 41, with amino-acid sequence MENGWSWEQKTLITELIQGMELAKQLRAHLNATSSVETRDMLVRRILSSYEKALLILNGGGSMGQPQNAGVSAGVPESPRSINGSSRSDDFDGSVKDNQGYNEASKKRKTTPRWTDQVRVSTDNGLEGHHDDGFSWRKYGQKDILGAKYPRSYYRCSYRNTQNCWATKQVQRSDEDPTVFEITYRGTHSCAHGNQSVPSPEKQEKKRKNTNNNCQQQQSQQALFNFHNSLRVNTEDFDNKEMVSPFSFPSTNGCTKSEGSFSPFISPATPEPTHYSLSPFQMNNFVGVQNLQHLESDFTDIISANTSATNSPIVDLDFSLDQVELVPDFPFDSPGFFS; translated from the exons ATGGAGAATGGTTGGAGCTGGGAGCAAAAGACATTGATTACTGAGCTAATCCAAGGGATGGAACTAGCAAAACAGTTGAGGGCTCATTTGAATGCAACGTCATCAGTTGAAACTAGGGACATGTTAGTGCGGAGGATACTATCTTCTTATGAGAAGGCTCTCTTGATTCTCAACGGGGGTGGATCAATGGGACAACCACAAAATGCTGGAGTCTCTGCTGGTGTTCCAGAGTCCCCCAGATCCATTAACGGAAGCTCTCGAAGTGATGATTTTGATGGGAGTGTTAAGGATAATCAGGGCTATAACGAGGCCTCAAAGAAGAG AAAGACCACTCCCAGATGGACAGATCAGGTTAGAGTCAGTACTGATAATGGACTAGAGGGGCATCATGATGATGGCTTTAGCTGGAGAAAATATGGGCAGAAAGATATTCTAGGAGCAAAATATCCTAG AAGCTATTACAGGTGCTCCTACAGAAATACTCAGAATTGCTGGGCTACAAAGCAAGTGCAGAGATCAGATGAAGATCCCACCGTATTTGAGATCACATACCGAGGAACGCACTCTTGTGCTCATGGAAACCAATCAGTCCCATCAccggaaaaacaagaaaagaaacgaaAGAATACCAATAACAACTGTCAACAACAGCAATCACAGCAAGCCCTCTTTAACTTCCACAACAGCTTAAGGGTTAATACAGAGGACTTCGACAATAAAGAGATGGTATctcccttctcttttccttctacAAATGGATGCACAAAGAGTGAGGGCAGTTTTTCTCCATTTATATCTCCAGCCACACCTGAACCAACTCACTACTCACTTTCACCATTCCAGATGAACAATTTTGTAGGAGTTCAAAATTTGCAACATTTGGAATCGGATTTCACCGATATAATTTCAGCCAACACATCAGCCACCAATTCTCCAATTGTGGACTTGGATTTCTCACTTGATCAAGTGGAATTGGTTCCCGACTTTCCATTTGACTCACCAGGATTTTTCTCATAA
- the LOC7467097 gene encoding putative anthocyanidin reductase — MAKRCTKVCVTGGSGYIGSWLVMKLLGKGYTVHVTLRSLGDKSKVGLLKSLPNADTKLVLFQADIYNPNEFEEAIQGCEFVFHVATPMQHDPKSIQYKDRVEATIAGVRAIADICVKSRTVKRLIYTASVVATSPLNEDGSGYKSCTDESCWTPSDLSLTYANDYVLEYTSAKTLAEKEVLSYNEIGDAKLEVVTLACGLVGGETILSHLPLSVQVIFSQISGNIFGYYQGLKFMEELLGSVPLVHIDDVCEAHIFCMEKPSMKGRFLCSAADPTVKEIKTHLEENHPEFMIEEKFREEPETRGIKCDSSKLIKMGFEYKFDMRKIIDDSLECGKRLGALQLVNQIQNSTT, encoded by the exons ATGGCCAAGCGCTGCACAAAAGTCTGTGTGACAGGAGGTTCTGGATATATTGGTTCCTGGCTCGTCATGAAGCTGCTGGGGAAAGGCTATACTGTCCATGTAACATTGAGAAGTTTGG GGGACAAATCCAAAGTAGGCCTCCTCAAGTCCCTACCAAACGCAGACACCAAATTAGTACTGTTCCAAGCTGATATATACAATCCGAATGAGTTTGAAGAAGCAATTCAAGGGTGTGAATTTGTTTTCCATGTTGCCACTCCAATGCAACATGATCCCAAAAGCATTCAG TACAAAGATAGAGTGGAAGCAACCATTGCTGGAGTGAGGGCTATAGCTGATATTTGCGTCAAATCACGAACTGTTAAGCGTCTCATCTACACCGCATCTGTGGTGGCAACATCACCATTGAATGAAGATGGAAGTGGCTATAAATCTTGCACGGATGAATCCTGTTGGACTCCTTCTGATCTATCACTCACTTATGCCAATGATTATGTTCTG GAATATACAAGTGCAAAAACATTAGCAGAGAAAGAGGTTTTGAGCTATAATGAAATTGGGGATGCTAAACTTGAAGTGGTGACTCTTGCTTGTGGTCTAGTGGGAGGAGAGACTATACTTTCCCATCTACCTTTGAGTGTACAAGTGATTTTTTCACAGATTTCAGGCAACATATTTGGTTACTATCAAGGTTTGAAGTTCATGGAAGAGCTTTTGGGTTCAGTTCCTCTTGTTCACATTGATGATGTTTGTGAAGCACATATATTTTGCATGGAAAAGCCATCAATGAAAGGTAGATTCCTCTGTTCAGCTGCCGATCCAACtgtcaaagaaattaaaactcaCCTTGAAGAAAACCATCCAGAATTCATGATAGAAGAAAA attCAGGGAAGAACCGGAGACCAGAGGAATCAAATGTGATTCATCAAAGTTGATCAAGATGGGCTTTGAGTATAAATTTGACATGAGAAAAATCATTGATGATAGCTTGGAATGTGGAAAAAGGCTCGGAGCTCTCCAATTAGTTAATCAAATTCAGAACTCAACCACATAA